Within Coffea arabica cultivar ET-39 chromosome 4e, Coffea Arabica ET-39 HiFi, whole genome shotgun sequence, the genomic segment CAATAACTTGGCACCTTTATTTCTGTTTCTGCTGCAATGGATAGATTTCTCATGCACGTGCTTGCTTCCAAGCTATTTGAATCTCTTCCACATCGTTGTATATGAGGTCTGTTATTCATATCCTTGCTCACGCATTCTCCATTGGCGCTTTTCCCTTTTGCTAAATATGCTTGCAAGCTAGATGTTGTACTGTACAAGCTCAGCATTGTGCTGTTTCCGTTCACTGGAATAAGTTTATAGTGTCTAATATGTTGGTTATTTACATGGTTTTCAGGTTACCTCTGATGGGAAGCAGTTGTTTGCCTCGCATGGAAGGAGAGCAACTGTTAGAGAATTTTATGGTATGTGAATTATTAGTTGTTGTTGAAGTGTAGAGCTACTTAGTTTTCGCAGtctagccttttttttttctgggaaaTGATaggtgattttttatttttttgcagtCTAGCATATGAAGTTGAACAATTTTAAGTCTTCTTCTTTTTGGTTGAGAGTTAATAATGAAAATCTAGAGTTAGGTGTAGCAACAATGTTTTACTAGCTAACCAGAGAAATAATCTGATGCATATCATAGAAAGTTTTTTCACCTTTTGTTGTCCTGCTTCTGCAAGACTTCTGGATTTATATTTCtcattgagaaaaaaaattgcagctgtTATATTACCATCACTACAGTGCCTTGGTGACAACTCGCATGAGCTACTTAGTGATAAAGACAAAGGTCAGAGCTTACAAGTGATCGTAAGAAACAAAATTGGAGGAAGTAACAAGCAAGTTGATGGTGATTTGGAGAGGGAAGATGAATGTGGGATCTGCTTGGAACCCTGCACCAGAATGGTTTTGCCTAACTGCTGCCATGCAATGTGCATCAATTGCTACCGTGACTGGTGAGTATGACACCTTCCTTGATTTGTTTTGTTTCAGAAGGCTTGCTTTTTTCTTTCACATGGAAGCATACTTGTTTTTACATCCTATCATTACGTCCTTTACAGGAACCTGAGATCAGCATCATGCCCATTTTGCCGAGGTAGCCTGAAGAGAGTAAACTCAGGGGACTTATGGGTTCTCACCTGTGAAAAGGAAGTAGCTGATAAGGACGCTCTTCTGAAAGAGGAGACATTGCGTTTTTACCTCTATATAAACAGTCTTCCTAAGGATGCTCCTGATGCTCTTTTCTTGGTTTACTATGAGTACTTAATTTGATACCGACATAAGGTAGATGAATATCTCAGTAGCCAACTAACCTGTGTATAAGTTTTTGTTACTCTTATTCCCCATTTTTTCCATTTACCTCTCCAATTCTGAGAGCAAAATCTATCTGTGCAGAATAATGTATTTCCTAATTGTCTAATTTAGCCTGGAGATATATGAAAAATCACAATTTCTTCGCCTTGTCTACtcatttggttttggaattatcatctcTTGGGTTCTGAAGACTAAAGATTGGGTTCTCAAGCTTGTGTTATGGCTGTGAAGTGTTATATGTGCCAATAATGGTCAAGGAATGTGTAACCAATGGTGAGAGACCTTGCCTTTTGTTCTAAAAACTGGTTTCATTCTCACCAGCTCAATCCCCTATTTCCTTTCCCCTGTGATAtagaaagaaacagaaaataTTTCAGCACTAATCAGCTTGGAGATTCTACTAGCAGCATACCTTATTATCGCAGAGGTGTGGTGTGTGCATGGAGTAGTGCATGTGCCATAGCAGCTATGGAATCAGATGCagttccccctttttttttttttggcttctcATAGTTTTAGACACTTCATAAAAGATTAGAAAAAAGTTCCTTTTACTTCAGAAGCTTATTAGATATTTCAAAAGCTTTTTGGAGAGATGCATTATATTTATATCCGAAGGAAAGCTGTGTATAATCGAAGATACATAATACAAGATAAATTGCATGAATATGAAACCCTTTCTTCCCTGTGTTTGTGTTGCTTGAGAATCACAGTTGAGGTCTTGAAGCTCATGAACATCCAAAACTTTTGGAATCAGGCAACTTTGCTGAATTAAGTGAAACATGTTTAGCAAGAAGAGCAAGATGGGACGGACCAGAATTTAATCAAGACCTGCTAATATACCACTCTTCACAAAAAATCGCTTCccacaatttttcttctttatttgcTTCGCAAATTCCAACAAGCGTCAAGTATAACATGTCTTCACTACGTGACAGATGAAAATAGTAAAAGTCAATTACCCCTTTGAAAGAGTTGTATCTGGTCTTTTGCAGCTGTTGCAAATGACATAATCATCTgaaaacacaaaaatcatcaatTCCTTGAGCATTGAGAATAACTATCAAAACCATGATTATCCATGATAAACACACGTATGAAGTACCATCGTAAAATTCTCCTCAATAATCTAAGGTAGCCAAGAGTCAGATTTTGTATTAACGGACTACAAGAAACACAAGCGACCATTGCCCAATTGCTGatcccacacacacacacatatatattgtTAATCGGCACTTGTCTATCCTATGCCTAATCTAGCCTATACTAAGGAGGAGGGTCCAACTGGGTCATGGGAGAATCGACGAGAACTGAAACACCATCGGATCAAACAAGTGTACTATGCACCTG encodes:
- the LOC140006020 gene encoding E3 ubiquitin-protein ligase AIRP2-like, with protein sequence MMDYYQLASSSSYQESILALEADIRHANALAASISRTSNNACLHMRLVYNNLAPLFLFLLQWIDFSCTCLLPSYLNLFHIVVYEVTSDGKQLFASHGRRATVREFYAVILPSLQCLGDNSHELLSDKDKGQSLQVIVRNKIGGSNKQVDGDLEREDECGICLEPCTRMVLPNCCHAMCINCYRDWNLRSASCPFCRGSLKRVNSGDLWVLTCEKEVADKDALLKEETLRFYLYINSLPKDAPDALFLVYYEYLI